The segment AACCTATCGATtagtagtcagcgatgctaaccacacagccacgaggccattttggaaacaattgtttcagatgttataaattaataaaattccacactcaatatttgtttgaatttattttaactagcatattctctgttggactcgaaatatttacacgctcgtgggctaataactataatacggtgtgtgatttagttgatcaaataataactcatgacaaataattaccaatgtcaaactaaaacatgaaaagtatcataccagcaataaatatttagttacacagctaaaaccatactcatacaacactgtttaaatatactgatttacactagtaaaaggaatttatgtatattttgtaaatatgcatacttatattaatttgactaagcCCATATCCCCAAGTGTATTATGAAACACAGGCCTTTTGATATATCTATAATATgggaaattttataattttattctttaattttaatttgtgactgtaatttgttatgtatatatagtatgtatatatagtaaatatgtaTACTTATATTAATTCGACTAAGCCCATATCCCCAAGTGTAATGCTTGTAAGGGGATCTAGTGgtggattttaataaataaataaataatcaaaataatacgtacttgtaagaacgccatttccttgcgaatatactcccgtggcgcggtgcacaacaataatctcgatccccgctatgttgtcgtctgccccaagctgtgtgtggcgacatgcgcaggcgtgatccaaccggcgcgacccgcctatccctgcagcatggcggggtgaaacctgagcattACGCCGCTACGTGCTGGCCGAGTTCTCTGTAttgtccgcaacataccagagagatgccacgcatgcataaacaggacacatccttagtgggacatccgttgtgggacaatttttcgcgcgtgcagccagcgttcatcgatttattagacgtcacgtcaataatctAATCtataatttgtaattataatttatttaatttagttacatGATTTTGACAGTTAAAGCAATTGATAGGACTACgcgcaaaattattatttactgtcTCCTTAGTAGTCTATTCTATGAATGTAAGAATGTAAACACAAAAAATGGCGAAGTTTTTGGGTTTGGATAAAATAGCTagattatttcaaattattaaatttaatggtGGAATTAGAGGCACTTTGCACAAATTATACAGGTAAAGGCTATAAATACCACACTGTTTtctttatgtaaacattttcaaagTGTTAATGTTGTTGATGTTAGAAAAACGAGGAAATACTTTTTATTCATGGGCAGCATCTTGTCTATAAGGTCCGTTCTACAATGAGACGGAAAAGACGGAAACAAGACGGATCAAGTAAACGGAGtgggatctcacggaacagagtttctacaatagcacggaGATGGAGACGGACCCTTAAGCTGGTTTTACACTATGCAATTCACTTCTCACACAGCTCCTTGCATGCAAGCTCTCGTGCAATTATTGCATGCAATCTCTCATTCACACAGCGCAAATTCCCCATGCAATAAACATGCGATCTGTTTTGTTCCCGCCACATTTCTGTACAAATGGATAATCAAAGGCACAAGGCACTTTGTGCACTGGCAATGATGGAAATGTTATCTGATGAAGCACGATCGCAGATTTCTAAACTTGTTGTTTACATCTTCTGTGGTCGTGTTTACACGTAATTCCGACAGACGTGGCCACAGCTTGTATTGCTTTCTCACGCAAATGTTTGTTATGGTAATTTGGCGATTTTGTGTTGTACAGAACTGGATATTTTTGATATTCATCCAAGAGCCGCAAAACACACTCGGGTGTCCATTCCATGTTTGTAAAGTGcttgtttttgtttatatttacaactACGCGCGTAAATTTACTACAGAGAACGACCAATCACAGTGGTTGTTCTGCGCAACTTGCATCAAAATATAGAGTATGATCTATTCTCAGATATTGCGCCGTAGCTTGCATCGCGTGTGAAATtccgagaattttttttgtgagctGCAATGCAATACTAGCAGATTGCATGGAAATTGCGTGCATATTGCGTCGTGTAAATCCAGCTtaaggattagctcggcaatACCCATCTCTTCCGTATCGTTGCTTCGTGTTTATTAGACCATTAGAAGCTGAATATTTGTCTGCGGTGgtagtttgtttatttatgttccaaaatgttaaaaaattgttttaagtacaagaatatctattGTTTATTACTAAGGACGTGGTTTATCTTCATTATATACATGCAAATTTAGCCCTTGCTGTGAATTCGAAACatatatttggtaaatatgtattgtacggattagccccaaaaaaaatcgtacaaatatgaaataactttcattatatgctatcttacgtcctcttttcagaaccgcctgcggagataaaaaattccaattacttttggagatatcgaattttttaatattcattttttggcgatttttttaaaaaaaatttttaaaaatccttaaatacctttattctgtgctctttaacttcctattttcattaaacccggcggagatcagaaattccaaatactttatgagatatggaattttttaattttcatgatgtgcactgatgcggcgttgagcgggaagcctacgattcacacatccttctggacatacccgaatactcacgttggcaagccttcttttcttaaaattagcaagaagtaattaaaaatactttaaaacactgtggatggttggttatattaggtaagtatagctccattaaaaaaactgtaaaatcattttatggttgcttagcaaataacttttcaatatgtagctatccagcgctaggaaaccgtttacatgatttcacagtatttttaatgtagctatcctaaccaaatcaaccatccacaatgttttgaagtatttataatgtagctaacataacctaattgaccattagttttcatgagttgcatatttatttacaataaacaaaaaaaaaaaaaccgaagatgcacgatcgggcgtttacctctcgtctgttgaaagaaggcttgccaacgtgagtattcgggtatcgggtatgtccagaaggatgagtgaatcgtaggcttcccgcgttttcaccattgttgcttgtttacaagtatgattttttttttcccgcgacgtagttgaacgactacatcacgtataaagaaaattacgtgagttcctactgttcatcctttttcccggtttgttaggtctggtcagctacattataaatactttaaaactaaacaaccattaaaattaatttttattatttttaatgtccgttcagtttcaaagtatttatactgtagccgacctgacctaatctacctttgtcccgttttgttaggtcaggtcaggtcagttacattataaatacttaaaactatacaagtaaaattaattgatatttttaatttccgtttattttgaagtatttatcatgtaactaaccttacataatggaaaatttctgttatttaggcattcacgcacacacggcaaaatataaaatggcgtctgttgaatgattacatagggcttgtattgcaaaataagaacagctatatctccaaaagtaattggaatttttaatctccgcaggcggttttgaaaagaggacgtaaaagagcatataatgaaagttatttcatatttgtacgattttttttggggCTAATCCgttcaatacatatttaccatatatttttaattaaattaatattccgAAAAATAGAAATGCAATCAATGCAATCACGTTGGTGATCATTTGTTACGTTtctgtgcattgtggaagcagtggACGCATTCTGTATTGATACGGAAGTGGGGATGGATCACGTAAATGGAGACAAACCCCATGGAACGGAGTAGGTACCTACAATGCTACAATGGCAACACATGCAGACACAGACTTGCACAAATTAGATCCATTCTATAGTGGTACGTAAACGGAGACCGATCTGCCGGAACGTTACACTATCATGTATATTGCTTCCGCAATGCACGAAagtgtaacaaatggcaaccaatgaaattgcatttcaaggttacaaaatatgaatttaattaaaaaaaattattatgcacTGGCAGAATTTATATAGATAGTAAAAATAAATCAGAAAGCCAAAATAGGAAACTAGATGATTCTTGTACTTGAAagaatttttaacttatttagatcataaacaaacatggctactaTTGCAGCCAAATAATCAGCTTCTATTGGTCGCGCGGAGTAACGTAAACAGAAGAACTGAGCATTGCTGAGCTAATCCTTACGGTTCCATCTCTGTCTGGATGCTATTGTgaaaactctgttccgtgaggtCGGTCTTAGTTTAAGTAATACATCTCCatttacgtgtcattgtagaacgggtctTAGGGTGGAAAAGAGTCTTGGCTCTGGCCATAATGTAGGCCTACTCACAATAAACTGAAAACAACCTCGACTGTGCTGTATTCCTTAAGATCTGGAAAACCACGGGATCAAGTtacagctagtatcaagtaaactgGAAAGTGGCAAGAACAATCAGGCCAATCTCTTGTGGAAAACAGTTTCGgttagtccaaaaaaaaaaagcccaacATGGTGATGGCCACACATCATTGCACAGGCTACCTAGGGTAACATATAAatggtaatttctcagaaaacagTAGGAATTTTGAAATGCTCTTTTCTACGTGGATAGaggaataccgtatttactcgcatataggtcgcggaaattttaccagatttgatggggaaaaaatgtagtgcgacctatatgtgaagaaaattttttaaaaattaggaattttttttgcaatattttgctttaaaatgtgaaaaagaagtttatataggtaccaataggcaaatttatttacaatgtacacatacatagTTAATTAACCAAGCGAATTTTCATAACAAgaaatcaaacacacaaaaaatggtAAACGAAGGGCAATGTTGCACCTAGATGGCAAACAAGTAGCAAAAGGGAAGGGGAGAAGCAATGGTTTCCCCAGTCACTATCTTATCTGTGTCGGGAACTTCCTCACGTGTCAGACCAATCGCACGTTCGAAACGAAAcagctgtagatataaaaaatcataacaggccttttttattcgtaattaaatttactacaacttttattctgtgcatttttttcaatacaaagcactgttttcgagttatagtctacaattaagacattttaagaagtcaggaatctaacttgacttcaattttctatattcagttattacgagtacttgttacaacaatttatcacgccattatcagctctcgtagtagcggagttttacagtacccgttaactcttttgTGCACGGCACGCCGGCTGTTCacgtcattaaattaccggtgcgatCTATATggggggggaatcttaaataccaaattcaagacctcaaattatgggtgtgacctatatgcgagtaaatacggtatttgtagagttaaaaaaaataattctgaatttcATTGGTTCATTTGCGGTAAAGCATCAGTGTTAGAAGTTTACCGAGTGGGACCCGCTGCAGGGCAGCGAGGCGGGTGAGGCTGCCCCGGGGGTCGGGCGAGAGAGGGTGGGCAGACAGGGAGACATGCTGTCGAGGGGAAGGAGGGACCGTGGTTGGAGGTTTTAAAGGGTTTGAAGGACAGAAAGGAGACACTCCCTCGGTGAGGCTGGGAGGGAGTTGAATGTGCTTGAGGGGAAGATGGTAGAGACAAAAGGGTTGCAGGAGTTGAGGAGTAAAAAAAGAGTTTAATTCACATGGAACCTTCTTGCCATCGGACTGATGCCCAttcgtaaaaagaaaaaaaaaatatttgcagaaacattttgtaatattttattagttaatttttaattagatattttattatttcatttttatttttaaaatttttaatattattggaTGATTTCCATTGGAGTAAGTATGAACCCTTTTGGGTTcttgataagttttttttttcagtcaagaAGGCATGTTGTTAGTACAGCTGTAAGGCATGCTGTACACTTGTTGATAATAGTAGAAGATTCTGTGGGATGGACAATCTATTTTCTTTCTCGCACATATTTAATCGCTCCGATTTCAAAACTTTAAAGCATGGCAATAATATTCTATGAACTGTTTTTTGCAGGCAAGCCTatactgttatttttgtaattaaattaactttCTTCTGATACCAATTTTTATTGGTTATATCGGTGAAGTTATCTAAATTGACTTACCTGTTCATACCTGCTTGCCAGATATCTATGAACAAAAATCAGTAGGCAAGCCTACCAAGCCATATTCTCTATGTTAAAAACTATCTGTTAAGACTAAATTTGTTTGGTTATCATAAGAGTGAAGGTgacgaaaaaaaattgattaaaatgaatttaattaaaaatagccaTGAACACTTTTCAATAGGCAAGCTATCATAGGcgtgtttataaataaaaaatatttcataaaaaataggtCTGATCTGGTTATCAAATGGGTGAAGGTTGATCTCCCACGGGCTCTTAGTCTATAAGATTGGCTACCAGAAGTTGATTCTATAACATTCTGATTAGCTAGAAAGCATTGAATGTAATTAGTTTTCTACTGAATCCATAATCTCTATTATTATAACACTGTAACAGatgtgtgtctgtctgtttgtttgtctgaGTATCACACAAAAACTACTTGACTGATTTTGATGAAacgttttgtgtttaaaagctaaTGATTAGAATTAAAATACtggttcatattttttttctcactgtCATGATGGGAGctgattataaatgtgaatgtttaGATGTTTAAATGTCTGAATGTTTGAGTGTTTGTTATTCAATCACGCCCGAACCGCTTAACACATTTGGGTGAAATTTATCAAACAGTTAACCGTGATGCACCAAGATTGTGCAACGGTACCAGGCTGGGCATCACAGAGCTGGTGAGAAAGATATTCTCACCGGAGCAGTTAAAGGAGAGAGCGTTGATTCCTCGCCTCCTAATATTTCCCAATAAATTGCCATTACAATTGAAGAGGCTGCAATTCCTGGTAAAGTTATAATTTACAATGACAACGAATAAGTGCCAGGGTCAAACGTTGAAAGTGGCAGGATTTCATTTGGGCACTCCATGCTTCTCGCTTGGTCAGCTGTATGTTGGTTGTTCAAGAATATTGAGTGCCCAAAACTGATACGGgaggaaaataatataatgatgTCTACGGatttatattgtattaaattattagtgtcaaaaacaatataaattccgcGACTACCATGACAATGTAGCGCAAAACTGCAGTACAAATCAGACTcatctatctttttttttatttttacattaattttcccTCATTATATATTCCTCTGTAGATCCAATTCTGAAGTCCTCCAGACTAAGTCGCAGGCAAAAgcgtattataaaataaaatacttaatcaATACtagaaattaaaaacattgtatgCATGACAACTGtagtaaatatatttcttaaaggatttgttattaaataaatataatggctgacaatttattgtgaacatttctttggtaaaaatgttttgaataaatCACATACTTTTTTACATTGGTAAGATATCAGTAATACCCTGAAATTGTGCGAGTGAAACCGTGGGTTATTAGTACTAGCATTAAAGTTATCAAGATGGTGGCACTTACGTCATTTCCGCTTTCACATTCTTTAACAGGCAAGTGCCGAAAAATGGGGCTGTTGGGCAGGGAACTTTAAAAAGCTTTATAattactaacaaaaataattttttcatggaACTAGATGAGTATCACTCAATAAACTAGCTTTGGGAGTATGGATTATTATTGTTTGGGAGTATATTATTTCAGGATTCCATTGTAGACAAGAATTGTAAAAGTTCTAGTTACCTTTTCGATTGctacaaattatatatttctgtGTTTTATAGTAGGTACCTACTCTTAGAATATTTGTATTTCTAGtttactgaaacaaaaatatgttttggtATGGCAATATTCAATGATCATTAGAATTTTAGTTGGTATTCTAGTTGAATTTCAGATTATAAAATAACTTTTCTTGATACATCGTACCAAACTCACAAACTTTCATTGTCTTGGAATTCTTTAGTAATTTTTCTTAATTCATACACTTATTACCACagaaataactgaaataattgTAACGATTCAAATTTTTTGAAACCACCAATAAAACACACTGTTACTTTTTCTGTGGCCGAACCAGGAAATGGGACTGttaggttacaaaaaaaatatatatatgaatttgtttttcatctttgttttaattttgcaagcTACGATAtaagtttgaaagtttttttttgctacaatTTTGGTACTATGATTTTGCCAGTATCATAGCGATTTAGATTAACTAAGAATAATGCAGTTTACGGCTAAGCTCATGAGAATGTTGTGAACCCAAATTTTAACCTGTCAACAATAGCTTATACAACTAGTTAAAGTCAatgaaaactttttattgataagtttttataattgaaaaatttTGAATATGGTGCTGATTACTTGTATTTTAAGTGTACTTGAAGGTAGTAAATGTCATAAAAATAGGAGCCAAAATTtactgtattatttaatttattttagttatgaCTTGTGGTGGATCAGGTACTTTTCAATCCTGGAGTAAATACTTATTTATATGTGTTGCAGGTTTGATGATGCCAAATTGGGAACCCTTGTGGGTGTAGATAAGTTTGGTAACAAGTATTATGAAAACAACATGTATTTTTACGGTGAGTTAAAATTCAGACCATGCTGTAATTGAATGTAAGATGTTCTTATTTTTATCTGAgtgtattaaattattatttagctTTCAAGAGGCTTGTTTAGTTTAAACATGTACATTCAAGGAAAAAGTTTTATTTGTGCTGCTATGCAAACCGTTCAGTTCCGTATCGTTTGTGTCAGAGCCATGCCTGATTTTGGGATCGAACCACTGACCCTTGTTACTTAAGCGTGATGCTTCAGAGATTACAACTACTAATGGCACTAATGGTGCATTATAAAACAGTATGTGCACAGTCTGGAAAGTCATGGAAGTTGGATTTGGTCAGGGATATTCCTGAAATTCTTCATTAATTTGAGGGGGAAAATATCATCAcccacagggccggcgcgtccatataggcgaactaggcaaccgcctagggcgccaagtagctgggggcggcacagcacgacacataacagctgatataatatgtttaacgattattgaaactagatgaaaatggatttttgtaacagtttggaatgtttatattgatataagtaattatttaaagtccacggtgacctgtttatgatttttaataagtaaaaaagtaaaaaaaaacacaagcctggttacatttgattgttgacaaaatcttaggttacgtgatgtattttgaggcaaggaaattttttttttgtgtgtccggCGGTgggattgtggggggggggggcattaaagttgtttttcacctagggcgccaatttaccttgcactggCCCTGATCACCCATCACCCAAACCGTGAAAGGATTCTTTTTTCCAAATTGTGTTTTATTGCATAGTTATACACTATATAAAATAGCTAATGCAAATTTCAATTTGAAATAAAGTGGAGAGAGAACAATGCCAGCTATGGAAATGGTGGAGGTTGGACTTTCTTTGTTTCTTTCAGGAAATTGCAAATtaggtaaattattaaaaaaaaaatcagggaattttgaattttcggtcagtttattaaatatttgcatgGACATCTTTATTCAACAAAGATTTTAAATTTGTGTGTCAtaaatttcaaatgaaatatCAGTACGAATCTGAATACCATCTCCTAAACTACAACTGCACATTCTTTCAGCCTTGACAGGGCTAGTTTATTTGCAACTGTTAGCATTCATTTGCTTGGTTTATGGTGGAAATCATCTTTGGTTGGGTATCCAGTTGATAATTGTTCCATATCACGTGTCCAAGTTTATCCCAGAgattctgatggcatgatcctgtgttACATGATGCTTGCTTAAGATTGTGTCCAAACAAAAACTCAAATTTCACACtacaaataaattgttagttcttgtggaaatttttttatttgtattcaacttacgatcattattcattgttatatcGCAAGTTTTTGTGATCTTTTGACGTtctaaattagaaaagcaagcaaCACCACAGGATGTTTCAATCAGAATCAAAGGATAAACTTGAATACGTGAAACAGAACTTTAACCTAGTTCAAGATGCACGCTACACCTGCAGCTTCCTCGAGAAAATGTATACCTGGTGGCACAGTTGCATGAATATGCTGTAATTTTAGAAATGTGGAAGATAAATTTAATacaggttgaattttttttttcgtgtaggaGTTTATTTCATGAATGAGATaaacagtgttgtgttatgttatgACTTAAGGACGAAATCGCTGGGTGGAGTACGCCGATAAAGTTGGTATGGACTACGACGGGAGTCAGATACCACCAGAATGGTTTGGTTGGATGCACTACAAAACAGACCTGCTACCTACACAGGTGAGCAAGCAATTAGAAATTTTGattgtgttttgaatgttttgatgGTGGCCGGTTTTTAACCAAAGCAGTAGTTTACCTGTATTACATCCTGCTTTGAATGCTAAAATTAGTAATCAGTGGATGCTGGGCTACCGAGGCTGCCTATCTATTTGAAGGCTTGCTttccatttaaattttaaatgggtGCGTAGACTGCAAGTGTAAAGCTAATATTAATAtctgatattaaaattttttcttaaggCATGTATGTATTAGTTTTCATTTATTCAGTCATAGTTATAAATCCAAATTTTATAGTAAACATGTTATACAAACTTAGATACTTTATGACTTATAAACTTTCTAATTCTTAGTTTTAAGCTGACCGCTAAATTTTCATTACACGAATATACTGCATATGGTTTTTGGCTTTATCGAAATGAACTCTGCCAAGATTTTTTTTGACATATATAACATAGAAAATACCACATGTGATTTTACACAACATGCAGAAGACTTTATTAATCAATTTGTGTATGTACAGTTTTTAATGGATACAATCATGAAAATTATTATccataccatattaaaaaaaattatatgattagaTAGTGCTGTAATACCGAATAAAAAATCAACTTGCTctacttaataatttaattaaatatacctacatatattaaaatgtatttaagtttatatttctgtctttaaaaaaaaatatgaaagtttTATTCTGATAGTAATGTTAGTTATGTTTTCTTCAGTGGTGTAATTTCGTGTTGCAGGACCCGACTCGTCCGAAATACCATTGGATGTCGGAGCACACAGAAAACATGTCGGGCACCAAGTATGCCTACATGCCCTATAGCACAACGCCGCCTAAGATTCAAGCATGGACTCCACCAAAACCCAAAGCGAGCAgcttgtgagtgtgtgtgtgtgtataacaaCTTGTATCAAGTGTAAATAAATAGTTCTCGTAATTTAATCAAAGGATTTTGTGAACTCACTTATGGTGTTGGATCTTCCTGTATGCTTGCTACTTAGGAAATGAGGTGATGAATGACCGACACAGCGGAGCTGTATACATGGTCCTTCGTTAGAGACACTCAAGCAGGCAGTACACTGGCGTCATAGAATATATTTAACTCCTAGACctaaatatttgtaacagaaaGAATGCACTTAATATAAACCACAACATCTATTAAAATTTGGCCTTCAGGTTTATAGTACACTACATTAaagtcatgattgtgaaaaatATGAACCAAAATCTCTTGTGTACTGGGTTGTGTTTAATGACAGCAATAAACTGGCACAA is part of the Bacillus rossius redtenbacheri isolate Brsri chromosome 8, Brsri_v3, whole genome shotgun sequence genome and harbors:
- the LOC134534895 gene encoding probable NADH dehydrogenase [ubiquinone] 1 alpha subcomplex subunit 12, which encodes MAKFLGLDKIARLFQIIKFNGGIRGTLHKLYRFDDAKLGTLVGVDKFGNKYYENNMYFYGRNRWVEYADKVGMDYDGSQIPPEWFGWMHYKTDLLPTQDPTRPKYHWMSEHTENMSGTKYAYMPYSTTPPKIQAWTPPKPKASSL